From the genome of Nasonia vitripennis strain AsymCx chromosome 1, Nvit_psr_1.1, whole genome shotgun sequence, one region includes:
- the LOC100121315 gene encoding hippocampus abundant transcript 1 protein isoform X7, producing MKLKKRKSLCAQCVSMPAKVSKKVVGMIIRSRKTIMKDGVITTSGVGEASVYHALVVIFLEFFAWGLLTMPVISVLNETFPDHTFLMNGLIMGIKGILSFLSAPLIGALSDVWGRKFFLLITVAFTCAPIPLMSINTWWFFAMISISGVFACTFSVVFAYVADITEESQRSKAYGRVSATFAASMVISPAMGAFTMTTYGENVVVALATAIAILDVFFILVAVPESLPEKARPPAPISWEQADPFAALGKVGKDHTVLMLCVTVFLSYLPEAGQYSCIFVYLKLAMGFSATMVAIFIAVVGILSVIAQILLGPLMRTLGGKHTIMLGLLFELLQLMWYGFGSQTWMMWAAGVLASISSITYPAISAFVSMHSDADKQGLAQGMVTGMRGLCNGLGPAMFGVIFYLFHVDLNEKTPSLPLKPPLLDENNNTGTATHLDVMPQVLLVPGPPFVFGALLVICALLVAAFIPEATPMITGQLHHSSTSRRPSGKYAYQKCLSLDVHYETDRISSGRGKVGPLSPLVDNCNSAAL from the exons ATGAAACTCAAGAAGCGCAAGAGTCTCTGCGCCCAGTGCGTGAGCATGCCAGCCAAGGTCTCGAAGAAGGTCGTCGGCATGATCATCCGCAGCCGCAAGACCATCATGAAGGACGGAGTCATCACG ACATCGGGCGTGGGAGAGGCGTCGGTGTACCACGCGCTGGTCGTCATATTCCTGGAGTTCTTCGCCTGGGGCCTGCTGACGATGCCGGTGATCTCGGTGCTGAACGAGACCTTCCCGGACCACACGTTCCTCATGAACGGCCTGATAATGGGCATCAAGGGCATCCTCTCGTTCCTCTCGGCGCCGTTGATCGGCGCCCTCTCGGACGTCTGGGGCCGCAAGTTCTTCCTGCTGATCACGGTGGCCTTCACCTGCGCCCCCATACCGCTCATGAGCATCAACACCTGGTGGTTCTTCGCCATGATATCGATAAGCGGCGTCTTCGCCTGCACCTTCTCCGTCGTCTTCGCCTACGTGGCCGACATCACCGAGGAGAGCCAGCGGTCCAAGGCCTACGGGCGG GTCTCGGCGACGTTCGCCGCCAGCATGGTCATCAGCCCGGCCATGGGCGCCTTCACGATGACGACCTACGGGGAGAACGTGGTGGTCGCCCTGGCGACGGCCATCGCCATCCTCGACGTCTTCTTCATCCTGGTCGCGGTGCCGGAGAGCCTGCCGGAGAAGGCCCGGCCGCCGGCGCCCATATCCTGGGAGCAGGCCGACCCCTTCGCCGCGCTCGGCAAGGTCGGTAAAGACCACACGGTACTGATGCTGTGCGTCACCGTGTTCCTGAGCTACCTGCCCGAGGCCGGCCAGTACAGCTGCATCTTCGTGTACCTCAAGCTCGCCATGGGCTTCTCCGCGACGATGGTCGCGATCTTCATCGCCGTCGTCGGCATCCTCAGCGTCATCGCCCAGATCCTCCTGGGCCCGCTGATGCGCACCCTCGGCGGCAAGCACACCATCATGCTGGGCCTCCTCTTCGAGCTGCTCCAGCTCATGTGGTACGGCTTCGGCTCGCAGACCTGGATGATGTGGGCCGCCGGCGTCCTCGCCTCGATCTCCTCCATCACCTACCCGGCGATCTCGGCCTTCGTCTCCATGCACTCGGACGCGGACAAGCAGGGCCTGGCCCAGGGCATGGTCACCGGCATGCGCGGCCTCTGCAACGGCCTCGGGCCCGCCATGTTCGGCGTCATATTCTACCTGTTCCACGTAGACCTCAACGAGAAGACGCCCTCGCTGCCCCTCAAGCCGCCGCTCCTCGACGAGAACAATAACACGGGAACTGCCACGCATCTCGATGTCATGCCTCAGGTACTG CTGGTGCCAGGACCTCCCTTTGTATTCGGTGCATTATTGGTCATTTGCGCGCTACTGGTAGCTGCTTTTATCCCCGAAGCGACTCCGATGATAACGGGGCAGCTACATCATTCTTCTACCTCCCGGAGGCCTTCCGGTAAATACGCATATCAAAAAT GCCTCTCGCTAGATGTTCACTACGAGACCGATAGGATAAGCAGCGGCAGAGGTAAGGTCGGGCCCCTGTCGCCACTAGTCGACAACTGCAACTCGGCGGCGCTCTAA